Genomic segment of Aliarcobacter trophiarum LMG 25534:
ACCCTTTTTGTTTTAAAAAATATCTATAATCTTTTGTAGCAAAATTATTTTCAAGTTCATTTATAAGATTAAAAAGCTCTTCATCTTCATAGCTATCATAGGGAATTTTTAAAAAACCACCTACAACTACCATGAGAATTAAGAGACTAATCATTGTCTCAAAAAGAGTTATACTACTTTTCAGCAATATTCTTTGATTTATTAAATGAGCCTTCAATAGCTTTGATAAAAGCATCTCTTACTCTTCCCTCTTCAAGTTTTGCATATCCAGCAGCTGTTGTTCCTCCAGGACTCATTACACTATCTTTTATAATAGCTGAGTGAGAGTGTCTTAGTAAAGAAGCAGTTCCACTAAAAAGACCTTGAACTAAATGTTGAGCTAAATGTCTTTCAAGTCCAACTTTAACAGCACCATCAGCAATTGATTCGGCAACTAAAGCCAAAAATGCAGGTCCTGAACCTGTTATTGCACTTGCAATATCTAGTTGATTTTCATTATTTACCCAAATAGCTTCACCAATAGCACCAAAAGCTTCAAGTGTTAAATCTTTTGCTTCAATATCTCCTGTTGCAGTTGTCATTGAATTTTGAACACTTGCAGCAATATTTGGCATAGTTCTTGTATAGTGTTTTGCACTAATTTGTTTTTTTAAATAGTCAAGTTTAGTACCTGCTAAGATAGATATTAAAACATTTGCAGTTCCTGTTAATCTTATAGAGACACTTTCTAGTGCATAGGGCTTTACACAAAAAATTATATTTTTCCCATTAATATCCTCTTTATCGCTTAACTCTTTTATTTGTAGTTCAGGAATCTTCTCTTGAATTAATTTTAATTTATTTAATTCTCTTCCTATCATCTCAACTTCATGCTCTTTTACTAAACCAATAGCTAAAGATTGAGCCATAATACCATTTCCAATAAGTGTTAGTTTCATATTTTGCCTTAACTGTTTTTTTTTAAGATTATAACAAATTTAAGTTATAAGTATAGAGTTAAAATATAAAACAAAATGTAAACTCTTTTTTTAAAGTATCTTTTAGATAATATATTGCTTTTATGCTAGATAACGGAGACAAAAATGTTAAAAAACCTAAAAATCAAAAACCTTTTACTGATTTTTACAGCAGCTATTGTATTTACTGCTTGTGCATCTAAAGGTGAGCAAGAGTATAACAAACCAGCACTTTATTGGTACAATAAGATGATGACACAAATAGGAATGAATGATTTAGATGAAGCGGATGATACTTTTACATCGCTTGAAAGTGAGCATAGAAACTCACCATATATTCCAACAGCTATGCTTATACTTGTAAATGCACATATGGCGGATGAACAGTACACTTTAGCAAATTTTTATTTAGATGAATATATAAAAAGATTTAGTTTGAGTAAAGATATTGATTATGCAAGATATATGAAAATTAAAGCAAATTTTATGGGGTTTAAACAACAATTTAGAGATCAACAACTAATAGATGATACACTATCACATATTATAGATTTTAAATATAAATATCCAAACTCACCATATATGCCACTTGTTGATACTATGAATGCAAGATTGTTTATGGCAAAAGCATCTATGGATAAAGAGATAGCATCTTTATATGAGAGAAAAGATAAACCAAAAGCAGCAGAGTTTTATATGGATAAAGCAAAAAATTCTTGGGTAGATCCAAATGAGATAAAGCCTGTAGAAGTACCATTTTATAGGTCAATTTTTGAATAAAATTATAGTAAAAATGTATAAAATAAGGGAGTTTTAGTAAGATATGCAATTAGAAAATTATGGTAATTTTCCACAAACAATACCATTAGTTATAGAAGATGAGATTTTTTTATATCCATTTATGATTACACCTTTGTTTTTAGAAAATAAAGAGAATATTGAGGCAGTTGAAAATGCAATAGAGTTTAATAGGCTTGTAATGATAGCAGTTTCAAAATCAGGAAAAGAGGGCAGTCGAGATAAAGATAGTTTCTATGATGTTGGAGTTGTTGGAAATGTTATGCGAAAAATTACTCTACCAGATGGTAAAGTAAAAGTTCTTTTTCAAGGTGTTTCAAAAGCAAAAATTATAGATTTTGTTCCTAGTTCTAATATATTTGCTACAGTTGATATTCTTGCTGAAGAGACAAAAAATGATATTGAACTGAAATCATTAATAAATATTTTGATTGATAATATTAAAAAATTATCAAGACTAAATAATAAATTTCCAGCTGATTTAATAAAAGCAATTGAAGAGAATGATATGCCAAGTAGAGTTGCTGATTTGGTATCTTCTGTTTTAAAAATCAAAAAAGATGAAGCCTACAAGATTTTTTCAAATACAAATTTGGAACAAAGAGTTATAGGAATTATTGAAATTGTAAAAAATGAGATAGAGTCATATAAAATACAAAAAGAGATAACTCAAAAAGTAAATTCAAAAATAGAAAAAAGCCATAAGGATTACTTTTTAAAAGAACAAATAAAAGCTATTCAAAAAGAGTTAGGAGCGGATAATCAAAAAGAAGAAGAGATAAAACTTTTTAAAAAGAGATTAAAAGCTAAAAAATGCTTTATGGGTCAAGAGGCATATAAAGAGACTAAAAGGCAAGTTGAAAAATTAAGTAGAATGAATCCAGATTCGCCAGATGCTTCACTTCTTCAAACTTATGTGGAGATGGTTTTAGATATTCCTTTTGGAGAGTTTGCAAATGTTAAATTTTCAGTTTCTAGTGTTGAAAAACAGTTAAATAAAGATCATTACTCTTTAGAAAAAGCAAAAGAGAGAATAGCAGAGTATTTTGCAGTAAAACAGTTGTTAGAACAAAGAAATATTGAAGATTTAAAATCAAAAGGTACCGTTCTTTGTTTTGTAGGACCTCCTGGTGTTGGTAAAACTTCACTAGCAAACTCTATAGCAAAAGCTCTTGCTAGACCACTAGTAAGAGTTGCTTTGGGTGGAATGGAAGATGTAAATGAATTAAGAGGGCATAGAAGAACTTATGTTGGTGCAATGCCTGGAAGATTAATTAAAGGTTTGATTGATGCAAAAAAAATGAACCCAGTTATTGTTCTTGATGAGATTGATAAGCTAGGAAGTAATCACAGAGGTGATCCATCTGCTGTAATGTTAGAAATCTTAGATCCTGAGCAAAATCATGAGTTTAGAGATTTATATCTTAATTTTCCAGTTGATTTATCACAAGTTATTTTTGTATCAACTGCAAATGATATTAGAAAAATTCCAGCTCCACTTAAAGATAGAATGGAGTTTATAGAGTTGAACTCTTATACTCCAAATGAAAAATATCATATTGCAAAAGATTATTTAATCCCTCAAGAGCTAGAAAAACATGGACTTAAAAAAGATGAGGTGAGTATAAGTAAAGCAACTATTGAGCTAATAATTTCAAAATATACAAGAGAAGCAGGGGTTAGAAACTTAAGAAGAGTATTTTCAAAACTATTTAGAAAAGTTGTAAAAAAGATACTAGAAAATGAGACTATAACAAAAGTAACAATAGGAATAAAAGATTTAAAAGAGTATTTAGATAATCCAATTTTTGAGATAGAACCAGCTGATAAAATAGATGTTGTAGGTGTTTCAAATGGACTGGCTTGGACAGCAGTTGGTGGAGATATTTTAAAGATTGAAGCTATTAAACTAAAAGGAAAAGGTGACTTAAAAGTAACTGGAAATTTAGGTGATGTAATGAAAGAGAGTTCAACTATCTCTTATTCAGTTGTAAAATACCTAATAGATAACAAAATTCTAAAAATAGATGAAAAAGATATACCAAAAACTTTTAAAGAGAAAGATGAAAAAGAGTTAGTAGATTGTAGTGAGATTTATAAAAGATATGATATTCACTTACATATTCCAGAAGGTGCAACTCCAAAAGATGGACCTAGTGCTGGAATAACTATGGCTTTAGCTTTAGCTTCAGTTTTAAGTAATAGAAAAATAAAATCTGATATTGCAATGACTGGTGAGCTTACTTTAAGTGGAAAAGTTCTTCCAATTGGTGGTTTAAAAGAGAAATTAATTGCTGCATATAAAGCAAAAATTAAAAAAGTTTTAATCCCTAAAAAGAATTATGAGAGAGATTTAGAAGAGATTCCTCAAGAGGTAAAAAACTCTTTAGAGATTAAATTTGTAGAAAAAATTGAAGATGTACTAAAAGAGGCTTTAATCTAAGATGTTAAAGTTCTCTAAAAAGGATTTTACAGCTACAAATATTTTAATATTTGTAACTGTTTTAGCCTATATTTTTCAGATAAATATCAAAAGTGGCTCTATTTTTATGGGCTTAAATCTTTATTTCTTAATTGGTGGGTTTTATTGGCAACCACTTAGTTCTATGTTTTCACATGGTGGAATAGCTCATCTTGGGATGAATATGTTTGTTTTATGGCAATTTGGAAATATGCTAGAGAGATTTATAGGTTCTAAAAGATTTGTTGCTTTATATCTTATTACTGGAATTTTAACCTCTTTATTGTCCTTTTTATATATATTTTATGTTGATATTCAAGTAAATTTAGTTGGTGCTAGTGGAGCTATTTGTGCAATTTTAGGATTTTATGCTTATTTTGTAAAAGAAGAGAGAAAAGCAATTATTACTTGGATTTTATTAATCTCTGTAGCACCTCTTTTAATAGGTCTTCCAATTGCTTGGTATGCTCATTTTATAGGATTAATTGTAGGATTTATATATGCTATCATATTTAAGGCACTTAAAATAAGATAAAATATAGCCTATTTAAAGGCTATATTTTTTATTTAAAAGGTAGTGTAAACTCAATATTTACATCTGAATAAGATACATTTTCGTGTAATGCAGAACATACTTTTGAAAATGCTTCATATGAGCTTTTCATATTGAAATCTAAGATATCAATTACACCTTTTGCTACAACTTTACCATCATTTATCTCATAACTCATTGTGATAGGTTTTGTAGTTTCATTCATAACTAAATTTAAAACTAAACTCTTTTTTGTTTCATCTACACTTAAGATTGTCCCCTCTATAGTTTTTGAACTTGCTAGAGAGAATAGTGTTGAGACAATGCTATTATTTCTTCCAGCATCATTTGATTCAAAAGATTTTGTATCAATTTTTACTTTAGCACTCTTTAAAAACTCTGTTAAGCTTTCTGATTTTTTAATATCTAAATTTATAGTATTAAATGTTCCAGAAACACCAACTTTTGAAGCAAGTTTAAACCCAGTCCACTTTACACCTAAATCTCCATTTAACTCATAAGCATTTAAGCTCGAAGCTAAACCAAAAGCTAGGACTGACAACAAAATTTTCTTTTTCATAAACTCTCCTTTATTCATAAATATAATAATCTTTATAAGATTAAATTAATTTTATCGAATGATTATTAAAATAAGATAATTTTAATCTTTATAATAAAGCTCTTTTTATCTAATTTATATTGTATAAAAAACTAAAAATTTAGTATATAAATAAAAAGGAGTGAAATAAACTTAGTGCTATTTTTAGTGTTGATAGTATTTTATTGATATCTAAAAGCACTTCTTGTATTAGAATATATTAGCTACAATTAGAGTTTTAACAAAGGTAATTTATGAAATTTATCCATTCTAATTTAAAGCTTTTTTCTTTGATTTTTATTGTTTTAGTTTTCTTTGCTTTAAACTCTGTTTTGACAAGAATGGCTATAGCTACAGAAAACATAGATGCTTTTTCATTTACTTTTTTACGAATTTTGGCTGCTATGCTTATGCTTTTTATTATATTCTTTTATAAAAATAAAAATCTAAAAATAGGTCTAAGAACAAACTATTTAGGTGGTTTAATGTTCTTCTCTTATGCAATATTTTTTACATATTCATATTTAAATATGGCTGCTGGAATTGGAACTTTAATTTTATTTGCAGTTGTTCAGCTAAGTATGATAATTTTTGCACTATTTTTAGGTGAAAAATTAAATTTTAGTAAAATTGTGGGAATTTTTATAGCTTTTTCTGGTTTATTCTATCTTCTATATCCAAAAGATGATTTTACTATCTCATATTTTCATACTTTTTTGATGATTCTATCTGGTATTTCGTGGGCTATATATAGTTTTCTTGGTAAAAAATCAAAGAATGCTCTTTTAAACTCAACAGATAGTTTTTTTAAAGCCTTTATTATCACTTTTATTTGTGCTATTTTTTATCTAATATTTTTCCCAAATAGCTTTAAAATAGATTTATATACTACAACTTTGGCTATTATTTCAGGAGCTATTACAACTGCATTTGGAGCTAGTTTATGGTATTTTATTATGGGTAAAATTGAGCTAATAACTGCAAGTATCGTACAGCTTTTGGTTCCTGTTATTGCTATTTTTTTAAGTGTTATATTTTTAAATGAAGCTCTTACTTTTGAACTTATTTCTTCTACTTTTATAATCTTATTTGGAATTTTTATAGCTTTATATAAAAAGAGAAAAAATTAATTCATATAAAGATATAAAACTAGAGGGATATAAAATAGAGAAACTATAGTAGAAACAAAAACTGCCATAGACATTTTTTCAGGTTTTACATTTAAAATAGTTGCAACTGTTACAGTGTTTCCAGCAAGTGGAACAATACTAAATAAAAACATAATCATATAAAAATCATTATTTAAAAAATGAATAAAATTTTTGTCAAAATAGATAAAAATAAGTGTAGCAAGAGGCCAAAGGATGAATTTTATAATTAAAGTAAAAGAGATAAACTTTATATCAAAAGAGTTTGAACTACGAAACTTTTCCATTCCCATTCCAATTAACATCATCCCTAAAATTGCATAAGCTCCTTTTAGAAACTCACTATATGAAAATAGCATATCAGGGATTTTTATACCATTTAAGTTTAAAATAATTCCTAAAATAAAAGCATAAATAACAGGGAGTTTCAAAACCTTTTTTATACTCTCTTTTGCACTGAAATTTCCTTTTGCAGTTATATAGTAACCAATAGAGTTTTGATATAAAATAGAAGCTAAAATTGAAAAAATAAAGATATCTACAAGTTTTGGTTCTAAAAACAAAATAGCTAAAGGAATTCCAATATTCCCAGTATTTCCAGTAGATGTACTAAAAGCTAGTAAATTTGCAGTGTTATCACTATATATCTTTTTAAATAAGAAAAGAAGAACAAAGGCTAAGATTGTACTAAAAATAAAAAATGATATAGGCAAAAACAGTACTTGTAAGTCAAGTTTTACGCTAATTGTTGCATTGAAAACAATTAAAGGGGCTAAAATATATAATAAAATCTTTGCAATCGTCTCTTTATCACATTTAAGTAAATAAGTACTTATAAAACCTAAAAAAACACTAAAATAAAGAGGTATGATTTTTGCTAAAAGAGTAAAAAATATTGACACAAAAAGCCTTTTAAATATTAAAATAAAAGGGAAAGTATAGCTATTTTAAGAGCAAAAAGCTCTTAAAATTTAGTGTCTTGTTGAGATATTTTTTGAATTAATTGTAGATATTAATTTTTTAAGGTTTTC
This window contains:
- a CDS encoding AEC family transporter; its protein translation is MSIFFTLLAKIIPLYFSVFLGFISTYLLKCDKETIAKILLYILAPLIVFNATISVKLDLQVLFLPISFFIFSTILAFVLLFLFKKIYSDNTANLLAFSTSTGNTGNIGIPLAILFLEPKLVDIFIFSILASILYQNSIGYYITAKGNFSAKESIKKVLKLPVIYAFILGIILNLNGIKIPDMLFSYSEFLKGAYAILGMMLIGMGMEKFRSSNSFDIKFISFTLIIKFILWPLATLIFIYFDKNFIHFLNNDFYMIMFLFSIVPLAGNTVTVATILNVKPEKMSMAVFVSTIVSLFYIPLVLYLYMN
- a CDS encoding pyrroline-5-carboxylate reductase, yielding MKLTLIGNGIMAQSLAIGLVKEHEVEMIGRELNKLKLIQEKIPELQIKELSDKEDINGKNIIFCVKPYALESVSIRLTGTANVLISILAGTKLDYLKKQISAKHYTRTMPNIAASVQNSMTTATGDIEAKDLTLEAFGAIGEAIWVNNENQLDIASAITGSGPAFLALVAESIADGAVKVGLERHLAQHLVQGLFSGTASLLRHSHSAIIKDSVMSPGGTTAAGYAKLEEGRVRDAFIKAIEGSFNKSKNIAEK
- a CDS encoding DMT family transporter, encoding MKFIHSNLKLFSLIFIVLVFFALNSVLTRMAIATENIDAFSFTFLRILAAMLMLFIIFFYKNKNLKIGLRTNYLGGLMFFSYAIFFTYSYLNMAAGIGTLILFAVVQLSMIIFALFLGEKLNFSKIVGIFIAFSGLFYLLYPKDDFTISYFHTFLMILSGISWAIYSFLGKKSKNALLNSTDSFFKAFIITFICAIFYLIFFPNSFKIDLYTTTLAIISGAITTAFGASLWYFIMGKIELITASIVQLLVPVIAIFLSVIFLNEALTFELISSTFIILFGIFIALYKKRKN
- a CDS encoding rhomboid family intramembrane serine protease; translated protein: MLKFSKKDFTATNILIFVTVLAYIFQINIKSGSIFMGLNLYFLIGGFYWQPLSSMFSHGGIAHLGMNMFVLWQFGNMLERFIGSKRFVALYLITGILTSLLSFLYIFYVDIQVNLVGASGAICAILGFYAYFVKEERKAIITWILLISVAPLLIGLPIAWYAHFIGLIVGFIYAIIFKALKIR
- the lon gene encoding endopeptidase La, whose product is MQLENYGNFPQTIPLVIEDEIFLYPFMITPLFLENKENIEAVENAIEFNRLVMIAVSKSGKEGSRDKDSFYDVGVVGNVMRKITLPDGKVKVLFQGVSKAKIIDFVPSSNIFATVDILAEETKNDIELKSLINILIDNIKKLSRLNNKFPADLIKAIEENDMPSRVADLVSSVLKIKKDEAYKIFSNTNLEQRVIGIIEIVKNEIESYKIQKEITQKVNSKIEKSHKDYFLKEQIKAIQKELGADNQKEEEIKLFKKRLKAKKCFMGQEAYKETKRQVEKLSRMNPDSPDASLLQTYVEMVLDIPFGEFANVKFSVSSVEKQLNKDHYSLEKAKERIAEYFAVKQLLEQRNIEDLKSKGTVLCFVGPPGVGKTSLANSIAKALARPLVRVALGGMEDVNELRGHRRTYVGAMPGRLIKGLIDAKKMNPVIVLDEIDKLGSNHRGDPSAVMLEILDPEQNHEFRDLYLNFPVDLSQVIFVSTANDIRKIPAPLKDRMEFIELNSYTPNEKYHIAKDYLIPQELEKHGLKKDEVSISKATIELIISKYTREAGVRNLRRVFSKLFRKVVKKILENETITKVTIGIKDLKEYLDNPIFEIEPADKIDVVGVSNGLAWTAVGGDILKIEAIKLKGKGDLKVTGNLGDVMKESSTISYSVVKYLIDNKILKIDEKDIPKTFKEKDEKELVDCSEIYKRYDIHLHIPEGATPKDGPSAGITMALALASVLSNRKIKSDIAMTGELTLSGKVLPIGGLKEKLIAAYKAKIKKVLIPKKNYERDLEEIPQEVKNSLEIKFVEKIEDVLKEALI
- a CDS encoding outer membrane protein assembly factor BamD; translated protein: MLKNLKIKNLLLIFTAAIVFTACASKGEQEYNKPALYWYNKMMTQIGMNDLDEADDTFTSLESEHRNSPYIPTAMLILVNAHMADEQYTLANFYLDEYIKRFSLSKDIDYARYMKIKANFMGFKQQFRDQQLIDDTLSHIIDFKYKYPNSPYMPLVDTMNARLFMAKASMDKEIASLYERKDKPKAAEFYMDKAKNSWVDPNEIKPVEVPFYRSIFE
- a CDS encoding YceI family protein, translating into MKKKILLSVLAFGLASSLNAYELNGDLGVKWTGFKLASKVGVSGTFNTINLDIKKSESLTEFLKSAKVKIDTKSFESNDAGRNNSIVSTLFSLASSKTIEGTILSVDETKKSLVLNLVMNETTKPITMSYEINDGKVVAKGVIDILDFNMKSSYEAFSKVCSALHENVSYSDVNIEFTLPFK